The Magnetospirillum sp. XM-1 genomic interval TCAAGCTGATGTTCATCCTCTACGCCCCCGGCGTGGCGCTGTTCGCCGCCGGACTGGCCCATTCCTTCGCCTGGGCCCAGCATGCCGGCGCGACCCTGTCCGTCGCCGGGCTGGGCCTCTTCGGGTATCTGGTGGGGACCAACCTGCGCAAGGTGGACGATCTGCCGGGCGTCACCCGCCATGCGTGGCTGGCGGTGGCGTCGCTGGTGGGCCTGGCCATCCTGGGGCTGCTGCTGATCATCGACTTCACCAAGGGGTTCCTGCCCGATCACACCGCCGCGGCGGCCGCCCACGCGGTGCTGGCCGGATACGGCTTCATGGGCATGCTGGCCCTGGGCTTCTCCTACGTGCTGATCCCCATGTTCGTGCTGGGCTCCGCCGTGCCCGACGCGGTGGGCAAGCGGACGGCGCTGCTGTCGGCGCTGGGCCTGGCGTTGGGCGCCGGTGGCGCGCTGGCCGGGTTGGGGCTGGTCTCGGCGCTCGGCATCGTGCTGGGGCTGGCGGCCTGCGTCATCTATCTGCGCGGCATGCTGGCCAGCCTCAAGACCCGCATGAAGAAGCGCCTGGAGCCGTTCTTCCGCATGGTGTGGATCGCCTGGGCGCTGCTGCCCGCCAGCCTGCTGGCCGCCCTGGCCCCGGCGCTGGGCGCGCCGCTCGATCCCTGGGCCGAGCTGTGGGGATTTCTCCTGGTGTTCGGCTGGCTCTTGTCCTTCGTCACGGCGATCTTGCAGCGGATCATGCCATTCCTGGCCTCCATGCATTCCTCGGCCTTGGGGGGCAAGCCGGCGCTGCTGTCGCACCTGTCGCCCAAACTGCCGGTGGACATTCACCTGGGTTGCCACGCGGCCGCCCTGGTTCTGGTTTCCGTCGCCATCGTCGGCGGCTGGGTCTGGCCCATGCGGCTGGGCCTGCTGGCCGGTCTGATCGGCGCCATCGCCTTCGGCGTCTACACCATCGAGGTGTTGCGCCGGTATCGTGCCCACATGGCCGCCGCCGCCGCGGCCAATCAACAAGGATGAGCGTTTCATGAACACCCAGACCGGCGCCCTGCTGCATCAGGCCCACATGACCACCATCGAGGCGTTGCAGTCGCTGGACGAACTGCTCGGCTCCAACAAGAAGGCGCCCGCCAAGGACGAGCTGCTGGCCCGCAAGCTCAAGCAGCTGGCCCGCATCCTCAAGTCCGAGGTGGAGAACCATTTCGGCTTCGAGGAGAACCACCTGTTCAAGGTGTTCGTCGAGCAGGGCGAGACCGGCATCGTCACCATGCTGACCCACGAGCACCGCTCGATCCTGCCGCTGGCCCTGCAGGTGGCCGACCTGGCGGTGGCCGCCGCCGAGGCCGGCTTCACCGACGCCACCTGGACCGAGTTCAAGGACGCCGGCGCCGAGTTGGTCGAGCGCGAGATCTTCCACATCCAGAAGGAAGAGATGGGCCTGCTGTCCGCCATCTCCGCCCTGGTCGATCCCGAGATGGACGAGGAACTGGCCGACATCTACCGTCGCGAAGTGGGCTGATCCAGTCCCTGCGGCGGGAGGCGCTTCACCGTCGGAAGCTCGTCATGCCCGGACTTGATCCGGGCATCCACGATTACCGCCGCCAAGCGGTCGTTTCAAAGGTGTTCCGGCGGAACCGCGTGGATGGCCGGGTCAGGCCCGGCCATGACGGCCGTGGGATGATTTTTTTGGCGGCTTAATGACAAAAGGCGTCTCGCTTCCACGAGACGCCTTTTTGCTGCGCGTGCCGGGGGTGCCGGCCGGACCTATTCTTCCTCGATGCCGGCGGCGGGCAGCACGGTGACGCCGGTGCCGTCCTCGTCCTCGATCAGGACGAGGTCACCCTCGATGCGGTCGCCGTCTTCAACCAGATTGTTGAAGTAGTGCCACAGGAACGACACGGCGATGGTCTGGTCGATCTCGTCGTCCTCGTCCATCTCGTCTTCGTCCATGGCCGAGATGTCGCGCAGGATTTCCAGCGAATCCTCGAACATCTCGTTCACGTCGGGCTTGTCCTCGAGCACGTTCTTGATGATGTAGTCGTGCTCGGAATCTTCCAGCTCGTACTTCCACTGGGCGTTGCCCGACTTGTAGTAAACGGTGATCATCGAGCCTGCTCCGTGGGCGAAAAACTTGCTCCGGACCTTCGGCCATTTGCGGCGAAAAGGCAAGGGCGGGATTGCCCATCGGGGCGGGGTCGGCTAAACCCATTGCTCCGTTTGAATGAGGAAATCGACCATGGCCGACAAACCCACCTGGGTCCTGACCATCACCTGTCCCGACACGGTGGGAATCGTCGCGGCGGTATCGGGTTTCCTCAGCACGCACGACTGCTTCATCACCGAGGCCGCCCAGTACGGCGATCCGCTGTCGTCGCGCTTCTTCATGCGCATCGTGTTCGGCGCCGGCGCCATGACGCCGCCCATCCCCGAGCTGGAAAAGCTGTTCACCGTGGTGGCCGCCCAGTTCCAGATGATCTGGAAGCTGCATGACGCCACCCGCAAGGCCCGGGTGGTGATCCTGGTGTCCAAGTTCGGGCATTGCCTGAACGACCTTCTGCACCGCTACCACACCGGTTCGCTGCCCATCGAGATACCGGCGGTGATCTCCAACCACCAGGACATGCGCTCCATCGTCGAATGGCACGGCATTCCCTATCACTACATGGCGGTGGACAAGCACGACAAGGCCGCCCAGGAAACCCGCGTCATGGAGGTGATCGAGCGCGCCGACGCCGAACTGGTGGTGCTGGCCCGCTACATGCAGATCCTGTCCACCGACATGTGCACCCGGCTGCAGGGCAAGGCCATCAACATCCACCACTCGTTCCTGCCCAGCTTCAAGGGGGCCAAGCCCTACCACCAGGCCCATTCCCGGGGCGTGAAGATCATCGGCGCCACCGCCCATTACGTCACCCCCGACCTGGACGAGGGCCCCATCATCGAGCAGGGCGTCGAGCGCGTCGACCACACCCACACCCCCGACGACCTGGTGGCCATCGGCCGCGACATCGAGAACGTGGTGCTGGCCCGCGCGGTCCGTTGGCACACCGAGCACCGGGTGCTGCTCAACGGTTCGAAGACGGTGGTGTTCCGGTAAGGATCAGTTTCCGAAGCTGACCGTGGCGAAGGCGCGATTGATCCGTTCCTCGCCCCAGAAGGAGGGCGGACGGGGCGTTTCGCCCGGCCCGGTCACCGAGGTGCCTTCGCCGGGCGTTCCCAGCTCCACCGAGCCGGCGGCGGAACTCACCACCACGCGGCCCTCGAGTAGCAGCACGCTCAAGGGCGCGTCCAGCGGCCCGCCCCAGAAGCGGGTGCCGCGCACCCCCACCGAGGCCAGCGGCGTCTTCACCGTCAGGGGATGGTCGGGCAGCTTGCCCACCGCGCCGGTCTGGAGCAGGAACGAACCTTCGGCCAGGGCCAGCTCCGCCTTGCCCGCCGCGCGCTCCGGCGCCCAGTCATAGGCGGCGATTTTCATCTCGGCCCCGTCGCTCAAGGTCAGCTCCATGCCGTCGCTGAACTGGACCAGCAGGCGCGCGCCGGGGCCGGTGCGCAAGGTCTCTCCCGGCCGCACCGGGTCGCCGGCCGCCAGGGGGCGGGTGGCGGCGCCGTCCCGGGCCTGGGCGGCTCCCTGCAGGCGGATCACCTTTGCGGCGTCCTGCGCCCTGCTTTCGCCGGCCAGCAAGGCCAGGCCGAGAACCAGGGCGATCAGCATGCGCGGAACGGCCATTCCAAAATCCCCCCATTCCCAAATTTTCTCGTGGCGGTCAAACTCCATCCATTATTTCGTGCCGCGAGGCGGACGGGTCAAGGAGGCGAAAGCATGCGTGTCTGGTTGATGCTGGCCGGGCTGAACGGAGCCATGGCCGTGGGCTTCGCGGCCTGGGGATCGCACGGGCTGGATGGCGATGCCGCCCGCTGGGTCGGGCTGGGCAGCCAGTTCCAGTTGCTGCACGCGGTGGCCCTGCTGGGGCTGGCGCGCTTCTGCGCCGAGGGCCGCCGGCTGTTCCGGCCCGCCGCCGCCCTGATGGTCGCCGGCATCGTCCTGTTCTCGGGATCGCTCTATGCGAAGGCGCTGGGCCTGTCCTTGCCGGTGCCCATGCTGACCCCATTGGGGGGCGTCGGTTTCATTCTGTCCTGGCTGCTGCTGGTCCCGGCGGGATGGTTAGCTGATGATCATGCTCGGATTTGACTTGGCGACGGGAATTGCCCATGATGCCTCTGCGTGGGCAGCCTGCGCCATCGGGGTCGCATCGGGCTGAGCGGGGAAACGGGAAGGTCATGGCCAAGTCAGTGCTGATCGTCGAAGATAACGACTTGAACATGAAGTTGTTCAACGACTTGTTGCAGGCGAACGGCTACGAGACCATCCAGACCAAGGATGGCCGCGAGGCCATGGACATCGCCCGCAAGCATCGTCCCGACCTGATCCTGATGGACATCCAGCTTCCCGAGATTTCCGGTCTGGAAATCACCAAGATGCTGAAGAACGACGCCGAGCTGAAGGCCATTCCGGTGATCGCCGTCACCGCCTTCGCCATGAATGGCGACGAGGAAAAGATCCGCGAGGGCGGCTGCGAGGGCTATATCGCCAAGCCCATCTCGGTGGCCAATTTCCTGCAGACCGTGGCGCGCTTCCTGGAATAGGGCGCCGCCTGTTTAATCCGCGACACGTCGTCACCCTGAGGTGTCTCCCACTTCTGCCCGGTTTAATTTGAACCGGCGGACGTGGAGTCATGAGACACGGATGTCACGGATGCGGTGCTTCGCACCGCTCGCGGATAAACACGGAAATGCTCTCGTTTCCGGCCGCCTTCCCGACCCCGCCCCAGGATGGCCATGGGGGATTTCCATTATCCGTGATCATCCGTGGCCGCGAAGCGGCATCCGAGTCCATCCATGTTCCATGACCAGATGAAACCCGCATTGGCTCTGCCATTCGGGTCTCTCAGAGTGGGCGAAAAGACAAACGAAAAGGGCGTCCCCTTGGGACGCCCTTTGATCCTTGCTGTCGCATCCGGCCCGCAGGCCGGCGCTCCACTACTTGATCTTGGCTTCCTTGAACTGGACGTGCTTGCGCACGACCGGATCGTACTTGCGGAATTCAAGCTTCTCGGTGGTCTTGCGGGGGTTCTTCTTGGCCACGTAGAAGAAGCCCGTCCCAGCGGTGCTCAGCAGCTTGATGAGAATGGTGGCAGGCTTAGCCATGGCGAAAATCCCGAACAGCGTTGGTGATGAAAACTTGAGGCGCGCACCATACTGATACCGGCGGCAGAGTCAAGTCAGAATAGCTTGGCCTTGGCGAGAGAGGGGGATTCGAACGGCAAATCCCCCTGGGCGACAAGGTGCTCGAACGAGTGGACCTGATTGCGGCCGTGCGCCTTGGCATAGTAGAGCGCGCGGTCGGCGTTGCCTATGACCACGGAGGGCTTGTCGTCGCAATCGATGCGGACAAATCCGACGCTGACGGTGATGCGCCCCACGTCGGGGAAGGCGAAGGCCTCCACCGTGGCGCGGAAGCGTTCGAACACCGCCTGGGCGGCCAGGAAGGTGGTGGGAGCCAGCAGGACGACGAATTCCTCTCCCCCGAAGCGGAACAGCCTGTCCTCGGCTCGGAAGGCCTTGCGCATCAGGGCCGAGAGCAGCAGCAGCACCTCGTCGCCGAAGATGTGGCCGTAGGTGTCGTTGATCCGCTTGAAGTGGTCGATGTCGATGATGCCCAGCCAGTGGTGCTGGCCGTCCAGATGGGCTTCGCGCCGGTTGCCGTTGAACGACACGTCGATGTGCCGGCTTTCGGCGACGATGGTGCTGAAATTCTCGTCGAAGGTCTTGCGGTTCTTCAGCCCCGTCAGGGTGTCGCGCGCCGCGTCCCACAGAATGGTGAGGTAGTTGCGGTAGATGGCGATGAAGCCCTTGATCAGGCCGGAGGGCTCGGCCTGGCCCGGGGCGGTGTGGGTGACCAGGAAGGCGCAGACCTTGCCGCGGTCGTCGATCACCGGATGGGCGCGGCGGATGCCGCCGTCGGCCAGCGTCTCGCTGCGCTCGCAGCCCATGGCCATGCAGTCCAGCAGCAGGGGGTCGGTGCCGATCTCCTGCAATTCGTCCGACGGGTTGGCGCCGTCATGGCTTCGGATGGCGGCCCAGTCGACGAAGATGCCGTTGGCGGTGGGCATGGGCGTGCAGATGCCGCAGAACGGCAGGTTGGCCAACTCGGCCAAAGTGGCGGTCAGGCAATCTTCCAGATGCTTCTGACTCCGCTGTTCGGTCAGAAGTACAATCGATGATAGAACGGATTCCGGTGTGATCGCCAAGCCAGAGCTTCCTCTAAAGTATCTGGTTCTAGCTTATTCCTAAGGATGTGCCTGGAGTCAATGCGCGTCTGGCGGCGGCGGTGGCGCATTGCTTTTGGTTGGGTCGTTTATGCACGGCCATTAACAACGTAAAAAATATGTATTTTTATTATCAATAACACATGCTAGACGTTGTTTAACCCAAGGATGACCGAACGGAGTTTCCCATGGCTTTTCGTTTCTCCACCCTGGCCGCGCTGACGGCCCTGGCGCTTTCCCCGGTCCTGGCCCCGGCCGGCGCCCTGGCCCAGGACAAGGCGCCGGGCGAGCTGCTCAACGTGTCCTACGACATCGCCCGCGAGCTGTTCCAGCAGATCAACCCCGCCTTCCAGGCCACCCCGGCCGGCAAGGCCGCCGACGGCAAGGCGATCGAGATCAAGCAGAGCCATGCCGGTTCCTCCAAGCAGGCCCGCGCCATCCTGGAAGGCCTGCCCGCCGACGTGGTGACCTTCAACCAGGTGACGGACGTGCAGGTGCTGGCCGACCGGGGCTTCGTGCGCAAGGACTGGCAGACCGCCTTCCCCAACGGCGCGTCGCCCTATTACTCGCTGCCGGCCTTCGTGGTCAGGAAGGGCAATCCCAAGAACATCAAGAACTGGGACGATCTGGTCCGCCCCGACGTCAAGGTGGTGTTCCCCAACCCGAAGACCTCGGGCAACGGCCGCTATACCCATCTGGCCGCCTACGCCTTCGCGCTGGAGACCTACAAGGGCGATCAGGTGCAGGCCAAGGAGTTCATCCGCAAGCTGGTGGCCAACGTGCCGGTGTTCGACACCGGCGGGCGCGGCGCCACCACCACCTTCGTCGAGCGGGCCACCGGCGACGTGCTGGTCACCTTCGAGGCCGAAGTGGGCGGCGTGATCAAGGAATTCGGCGCCGACAAGGTCCAGGCGGTGATTCCGCCGGTCAGCATCCTGGCGGAATTCCCGGTGGCGGTGGTCGACAAGGTGGCGGCCAAGAAGGGCTCGGCCAAGACCGCCAAGGCCTATCTCGACTACCTCTACACCGACGAGGCGCAGGAGATTTTGGCCAAGAACTTCTACCGGGTGCATTCGGAGAAGGTGGCCGCCCGGCATGCCGGCGACTTCCCCAAGGTCCGTCTCTACACCACCGAGCTGTTCGGCGGCTGGGACAACATCCAGAAGATCCACTTCGCCGAAGGCGGCATCTTCGATCAGGTCTTCGGCAAGAAGTGATGCACGAACGGCTTTAGCCGGGTAAAAAGGCCGTCATCCCGCGTGCGAGCGCGGGATGACCTGCCGTTTGGTTCCTCCGGAGTTGGTTCGATGCGCGCCCGCAGGCTGTTGCCCGGCTTTTCTTTGACCATGGGAATGACGCTGGCCTATCTCGGCCTGATCGTTCTCCTGCCGCTGGGCGCCATGCTGGTCAAGGCGGCGGGCATGAGCCTGGAGGCCTTCATCGCCGCCACCACCGGCCCGCGCGCCCTGGCGGCCTATCAGGTCACCCTGCTGTCGGCGGCCGAGGCGGTGCTGTTCAACGGTCTGGCCGGGCTGCTGTTCGCCTGGGTGCTGGCCCGCTATCAGTTTCCCGGGCGCAACCTGCTGGATGCGCTGATCGACCTTCCCTTCGCCATGCCCACCGCCGTGGCCGGCCTGGCCCTGGCCGCCGCCTTCGCGCCCAACGGCTGGGTGGGGCAGTATCTCGAGCCCCTTGGCTTCAAGGTGGTCCACGCCCAGCCGGGCATCGCCATCGCCATGGCCTTCACCAGCCTGCCCTTCGTGGTGCGAAGCGTGCAGCCGGTGATCGAGGAACTGGAGACCGAGACAGAGGAGGCCGCCCGCACGCTGGGCGCGTCCGAGCTGCAGGTCTTCCTCAAGGTGATCATGCCGACCCTGGCGCCCTCGCTGCTGGCCGGCATGTCGCTGGCCTTCGCCCGCTGCCTGGGCGAGTTCGGCGCCATCATCTTCATCGCCGGCAACCGCCCCTTCGAGACCGAGATCGCCGCCCTGCTGATCTTCATCAAGCTGGAGGAGTACGAGTTCGGCTCCGCCACCGCCATCGCCACCGTGGTGCTGGCCTTCGCCTTCATCACCATGCTGCTGACCAACGGCATCCAGGCCTGGCAGCAGCGCTATCTGGCAAAGGGGTGAACCCATGATACCCGCCATGGCCGTCCACCACGTGCCCCACCGCCAACCCGGCGGCAAGCGGCGCCTTGTCCTGATCGGCCTGGCCGGGCTGCTGGCGCTCGGCTTCCTGATGGTGCCCATGGCGGTGATCTTCGCCCAGGCCTTCTCCAAGGGCTGGGCGGCGTGGTGGGGCGCGGTCAGCCATCCCGAGACCCTGCACGCCATCGGCCTCTCGCTGCTGGTGCTGGCCATCGTGGTGCCCATCAACGCCGTCTACGGCCTGGCGGTGGCCTGGACGGTCACCAAGTTCCGCTTCAAGGGCAAGAAGTGGCTGGTGGCCCTGGTCGAGGCGCCGTTCTCGGTGTCGCCCATCGTCGCCGGCGTCGCCGCCCTGATGGTCTATGGCGGATCGGGGCTGCTGGGGCCCTGGCTGGAGGAGTACGACCTCAAGGTGATGTTCGCCCTGCCGGGCATCGTCATCGCCACCCTGTTCGTCACCAGCCCGTTCATCGCCCGCGAATTGCTGCCCCTGATGCAACTGCAGGGCACCGACGACGAGGAAGCTGCCCTGACGCTGGGGGCGGGGGGGCTGGCCATCTTCCTGCGCGTCACCCTGCCCAACATCAAATGGGCGCTGTATTACGGCATCATCCTGTGCGCCGCCCGTTCCCTGGGCGAGTTCGGCGCCGTTTCGGTGGTGTCGGGGCAGGTGCGGGGCGAGACCATGACCCTGCCCTTGCAGATCGATCTGCTCTATCACGATTACGAAAGCTCGGGCGCCTTCGCCGCCGCCTCGGTGCTGACCCTGCTGGCCCTGGTCACCCTGGTGCTGAAGCTGCTGGTCGAGCGCTTCTACGACCGTGAGATCGAGCAAACCCTGGCCGAGCGCCAGGGCTGAGCGCTCTGATGCAGGGCGAGGTTGCTCCAGCGGCCATTGAGGCCGCGGCCAAGCTCGCGGAGGCGA includes:
- the cysP gene encoding thiosulfate ABC transporter substrate-binding protein CysP; translation: MAFRFSTLAALTALALSPVLAPAGALAQDKAPGELLNVSYDIARELFQQINPAFQATPAGKAADGKAIEIKQSHAGSSKQARAILEGLPADVVTFNQVTDVQVLADRGFVRKDWQTAFPNGASPYYSLPAFVVRKGNPKNIKNWDDLVRPDVKVVFPNPKTSGNGRYTHLAAYAFALETYKGDQVQAKEFIRKLVANVPVFDTGGRGATTTFVERATGDVLVTFEAEVGGVIKEFGADKVQAVIPPVSILAEFPVAVVDKVAAKKGSAKTAKAYLDYLYTDEAQEILAKNFYRVHSEKVAARHAGDFPKVRLYTTELFGGWDNIQKIHFAEGGIFDQVFGKK
- the rpmG gene encoding 50S ribosomal protein L33, with protein sequence MAKPATILIKLLSTAGTGFFYVAKKNPRKTTEKLEFRKYDPVVRKHVQFKEAKIK
- a CDS encoding response regulator; translation: MAKSVLIVEDNDLNMKLFNDLLQANGYETIQTKDGREAMDIARKHRPDLILMDIQLPEISGLEITKMLKNDAELKAIPVIAVTAFAMNGDEEKIREGGCEGYIAKPISVANFLQTVARFLE
- a CDS encoding DUF423 domain-containing protein; translation: MRVWLMLAGLNGAMAVGFAAWGSHGLDGDAARWVGLGSQFQLLHAVALLGLARFCAEGRRLFRPAAALMVAGIVLFSGSLYAKALGLSLPVPMLTPLGGVGFILSWLLLVPAGWLADDHARI
- the purU gene encoding formyltetrahydrofolate deformylase, whose amino-acid sequence is MADKPTWVLTITCPDTVGIVAAVSGFLSTHDCFITEAAQYGDPLSSRFFMRIVFGAGAMTPPIPELEKLFTVVAAQFQMIWKLHDATRKARVVILVSKFGHCLNDLLHRYHTGSLPIEIPAVISNHQDMRSIVEWHGIPYHYMAVDKHDKAAQETRVMEVIERADAELVVLARYMQILSTDMCTRLQGKAINIHHSFLPSFKGAKPYHQAHSRGVKIIGATAHYVTPDLDEGPIIEQGVERVDHTHTPDDLVAIGRDIENVVLARAVRWHTEHRVLLNGSKTVVFR
- a CDS encoding hemerythrin domain-containing protein; translation: MNTQTGALLHQAHMTTIEALQSLDELLGSNKKAPAKDELLARKLKQLARILKSEVENHFGFEENHLFKVFVEQGETGIVTMLTHEHRSILPLALQVADLAVAAAEAGFTDATWTEFKDAGAELVEREIFHIQKEEMGLLSAISALVDPEMDEELADIYRREVG
- the cysW gene encoding sulfate ABC transporter permease subunit CysW; protein product: MIPAMAVHHVPHRQPGGKRRLVLIGLAGLLALGFLMVPMAVIFAQAFSKGWAAWWGAVSHPETLHAIGLSLLVLAIVVPINAVYGLAVAWTVTKFRFKGKKWLVALVEAPFSVSPIVAGVAALMVYGGSGLLGPWLEEYDLKVMFALPGIVIATLFVTSPFIARELLPLMQLQGTDDEEAALTLGAGGLAIFLRVTLPNIKWALYYGIILCAARSLGEFGAVSVVSGQVRGETMTLPLQIDLLYHDYESSGAFAAASVLTLLALVTLVLKLLVERFYDREIEQTLAERQG
- a CDS encoding GGDEF domain-containing protein, yielding MAITPESVLSSIVLLTEQRSQKHLEDCLTATLAELANLPFCGICTPMPTANGIFVDWAAIRSHDGANPSDELQEIGTDPLLLDCMAMGCERSETLADGGIRRAHPVIDDRGKVCAFLVTHTAPGQAEPSGLIKGFIAIYRNYLTILWDAARDTLTGLKNRKTFDENFSTIVAESRHIDVSFNGNRREAHLDGQHHWLGIIDIDHFKRINDTYGHIFGDEVLLLLSALMRKAFRAEDRLFRFGGEEFVVLLAPTTFLAAQAVFERFRATVEAFAFPDVGRITVSVGFVRIDCDDKPSVVIGNADRALYYAKAHGRNQVHSFEHLVAQGDLPFESPSLAKAKLF
- a CDS encoding FecR domain-containing protein, producing MAVPRMLIALVLGLALLAGESRAQDAAKVIRLQGAAQARDGAATRPLAAGDPVRPGETLRTGPGARLLVQFSDGMELTLSDGAEMKIAAYDWAPERAAGKAELALAEGSFLLQTGAVGKLPDHPLTVKTPLASVGVRGTRFWGGPLDAPLSVLLLEGRVVVSSAAGSVELGTPGEGTSVTGPGETPRPPSFWGEERINRAFATVSFGN
- the cysT gene encoding sulfate ABC transporter permease subunit CysT; this encodes MRARRLLPGFSLTMGMTLAYLGLIVLLPLGAMLVKAAGMSLEAFIAATTGPRALAAYQVTLLSAAEAVLFNGLAGLLFAWVLARYQFPGRNLLDALIDLPFAMPTAVAGLALAAAFAPNGWVGQYLEPLGFKVVHAQPGIAIAMAFTSLPFVVRSVQPVIEELETETEEAARTLGASELQVFLKVIMPTLAPSLLAGMSLAFARCLGEFGAIIFIAGNRPFETEIAALLIFIKLEEYEFGSATAIATVVLAFAFITMLLTNGIQAWQQRYLAKG